GCAACGCCTCCAACATGCTATTTGGTGGTGCGGCGGGTGACCAGATCAATGGTGGCGACGAGCGGGATGTCATTCTGGGCGATAACGGACGAGCCACGTTTGACGAGGCGGGTGAGCTAACCTTCATTGAGTCCACCGATACCGGAATCGGCGGGATCGACATCATCCTCTCAGGCGGCGGCAATGACGTGGTCCTGGGCGGTGCGATGGGCGATACCATTTATGGCGGTGCTGGACTCGACACGCTGTTTGGTGATAGTGGACGGATTGATTACACGCTCGATGGTGATCCAACGACGCTCGATCAAATCATCACGATCGATCCCACCATCGGTGGTGAAGACTCGATCTGGGGTGAAGCAGGCAATGACATCCTGATCGGTGGCGCACTCGGCGATACTTTGTCAGGCGGCGATGATCACGACATCCTGCTAGGCGATCATGGCGAAGTCGACTTCCGGCGACCGGTCGATAAGCGTGTCGTCAGTCGGTACATCACCGTCGCTGACGGCGGTGGAAACGACACGATTGATGGCGATGCAGGCGACGACTTCGTCTTTGGCGGCCAAGGCGACGACATCATCAGTGGTGGCGCAGGACAAGACGATCTGGTGGGCGGCCACAATGTGCCATTCGGTGCTGATGGTAACGACACGATCAGTGGCGACGATGACGAAGACGTGGTCCTAGGTGACAATGGCATCATTACCCGGACACTGCTAAGCACCGAACTGGGTACGTGGGAAAACTACCTGGCTCCGTTTGATGCGATCGTGATTCGTGAAGTCCAACCGTTTGACGATCGCGATCTCATCGCCGGCGACGACATTCTGTTCGGGGGTGCTGCCATGGACATCATCCGCGGCCAACGCGGTGACGATGCAATCCACGGGGGTGACGCGGACGATGAATTGATCGGCGGACTGGGAAGCGACACGATCTTCGGTGACGCGGGCAATGACTTCATGCTGGCCGATGCCGGCAATATCCTGCGAGACTTCAATGAGGACGGCGCACCGCAACTGAATCAAGATGGGACCTGGCACCGAGACCTGATCACGGAGCGAATTGCTCATGTGATCGACATCATCCCGACCGGGCCTTCCGGCTTGATTGACATTCCAGCCGACCTGGCGGATCGATTGCTCGATGCCGATCAAATCTTATTGGCGAGCATGCACCTGCCGTCAGGGTTTGGGATTCCGGATTCAGGTGGTTTTACTCAAACCGTTGCGATTTTGTTGGACCTGGTTGACGCGGATGATGACATTCTCGATGGCGGCACGGGCAACGACATCGCCTTGGGCCAACGTGGCAACGACACTCTGTCAGGCGGCGAAGGCGATGACACATTGATCGGAGATCACGGTATCAACGTCGCACCGATGGAAACGGATCTGCCGCAAATGGTGGATGCGTGGAGGCTGATTGGTGTTGAAGCAGGTTACGACGATCTTTCGGGGATTCAGTTGGACTTACCCGGCTTCGGGAAGGTGATCGTTCCCGAACTGGTCGCCGAACCAGGGGAATTGGTGGCTGAGCGTCCTCGTTGGGACCGAGTCACGGGTGTCAACGCGACACTATCGGAAATTGCGAACCAAGATCTCTTAGTAACCGATGATGATTTGAGACTGTCGGCATCGATCGTGCTGACGCCGGGATTTGTCGGACACACTGATTCATTGCAAGGCAATGACACTCTTAACGGCAATGAAGGGAATGACTTCTTGATCGGGGACAATTGGATTGTCACCAGCGATCTTCAAACTGGCGTCACGCCGATTCATGAAGCGATCGACAATGCAACCGGAGCAGTTGCCGGATTGATGCACGCGTTTGAAGCGTTAGCTCTGGATCGTGATGTGGTCCGCTACGAGATTGACGGTTCGCCCACGCCAACGCGTGAAGTGGTAATCGGCAAGGACACGCTAACGGGCGGAACCGGAAGCGATACGATCATCGGAGACACGGGCACGTTCGAACTGCCCTTCACTCGCGAGATCCCCGGTGAGTCAACGATCACCGAAAACGCAATCGAGTTCCAGCAATACCTAAGCCTCCTGCAGGCCGTGGCGGACGATGCCACCGGTTTACTCTCACGCGTTCATCTGGGCGTCGTTGATCAACTGCTAAGCGATGCAGCGGCAGCACGACCTAGCTTGCCTGCAATCTCAGGCGATGATATTGAATTCGTGCAATACCATGAATTGAACATTGGTGGAGATACAATCGACGGCGGCGAAGACAACGATACTCTGCTGGGCGGCGATGCGACCTTGATCGCTCCGATCGTAACCGGCAACCTGAGTGATTTCCCCGTGTCGTATGGCGTGTCCGGGTTGAATGCGGATGAACTGGAAGCACTCGAACTGGAACTCTACGAACAAGCTCGGATCGAAGGTCAATCCTTGGACGCTCGTCGCGAATCACGAGTTGTGCGGGTGGAACAAGAACTGTCCCGTCGCACTCCGCTGGACCGGATCGCCTACGTGCCTTCGTTGGACCGGATCTTGGACAACGACACGATCACTGGTGGAACGGGGAATGACTTAGTCACCGGCGACTTCAGTATTCTGGCCACACCGCTGGTGCAAACCACACCGACGACTTCGGTGGAGGTCGATGACTTGGACGCGTACGTCGAGATGTTGCTGGACGAGATCGCCGACGGAGACCGTCCATACGTCGCGTCGAGCTACGACCGCAGCATCGGTCGAGAAACTCTGGCAAGTTCCGTAACCGATGCGATGTCACCTGCCTCGCGACATCAAACGATCGGAGGCATTTGGTCGATTGGCGAGGATTCGATCCAAAGCGAAGAAGGAAACGACATCGTCATGGGAGATCACGTAGCGATCGTTTCCCCCGTGATGGTGAACAATCCTGAACAATACGTCTCACTGCGACGAGCGGATTACTCGACGGCATTTCTGGACCTTTCCATGCGAGCGCTATTGAAAGATTCAACGCTCGATGAAGTGGATGTGCAATTGCGTGGTGACGTCATTGATGGCGGGATCGACGATGACATTTTGATGGGCAGTGTCGGTGACGATGAAATCGAAGGCGGTGCCGGCGACGACATTGTCTTGGGTGGCAACGGTGCAGACATTCTTGATGGCGGAAGCGGCGACGACAACGTTCGTCGTGACGGTGGCGATTACGCCAACCTGGATGTTCACGAGGCGATGGGCGAGGCCGTCTTTGACGCCCGCACGCCGATGACGACGCAACTGTTGTTGGACGCCGCCGCGGGCGCGGGCACGCCTCAGGTTTGGCCTGGCGATGCGACCAACTCCGGCACAGACGCGGGCAACGGTGCCCCCGATTCCCCCGACACTCCAACGGAACGAACGGTGACCTTCATCGCACCCGAACAACTTGTAGCCGGTCAGCCGGTGCAGATTGTTAGTGGCCAGTCGGTGATCTTCGGTGCCGAAGTGGATCTATTGCCAGCCGAGGCAACCGTCCTGTTCTTGTGGGAAGTGACCGATTCGGATGGCGTCGTGATCGCTGTCGGAACGGGCGCACAATTTGAAGTGACGGTTGCCTCGGTGGGAGCCTATACGGTGCAAGTCACCACGCGAGACAGTGACAACGGCTTAGGGACACTGACGTCCAGCCTTGAAGTGGTTGACCGACGGCTCATTCCGGATCCGGATCACCCAGGCCAATCGATCTTGATCGTCGGAGGCACGGATCAAGACGATCACTTCCGACTATTCGATGTTCGCAACGAGCCAAACTCAGTCGAGATTCGGCAACAGATCAGCCGTGGAACGTGGTCCCGTATCAATTATGAAAACATCAGTCGCATCGAGGTCCACGGTGGCGAGGGTGATGATGAAGTGAACGCCGACCGCCAATTGTTGATCCCACTTCGTCTGTACGGTGGAGCGGGCAACGATGATTTGCGAGGCGGGGCCGCTAGCGACTACATCGACGGCGGGACCGGCGACGATCGTCTTAACGGCCAACTGGGTAATGACATCCTGATTGGTGGATGGGGCGAAGACCGCATGAACGGCGGCGACGGTGACGATCTGCTGATTGGCGAAGCGTTCACTCCCCAAGACGATCTCACCGACGCAGATTCACTACTGGCCCGCTGGTCCCATTCCAGTGATTCCCCAGCGGACCGGATGCTCGACTTGATCGGCGATCTATCTGCGGCCATTCGCGGCGACGGATCAACCGACACACTCGACGGCGATGACGGCGTCGATTGGTACTTCAGCCAAGCGACTGACAACCTCCGAAAAGACCGCCGAGAAACCGACCTAGTCACGCTCTTCTAACCCAGTGCGATTCAGCCTGACCAAACCCCGCTTTTCTCTAGAACACTGTGTCAGCAAAGAGAGAAGCGGTTCGCCTCGCGATAGAGTTGCCGACGTAACGTGGGCAACTTTTCATTCATCAGCTTCACAACATGAAAGCGATCAAACACGATGTCGGCGTGAGGAAGACCGCTCACGGCCGAGACGTAAACGAAGAAATGTCCATGGCAATCGCTTCAATGCGATGCCGCCGATGACCCAGTCACTCTCCAAAACGCGACAGCGGGTGCGTGGCCTTTACCACGCCCTCCGGCAACATCATTCGGTCGCGTTCTTCGGTCGGTTGTAATCAAGCCATTCTTGCAGACCTTCGATAGCTTGGATGATCTCGTCTTTGGTTGCGGACGAAATGATGATTGGCTTGTACGGTGTTCGTGCCGAGTACAGAGCGATCGTGGCCTTGTCGTCACCCGCGTTGTAGTCATCCACGCTGAGACCTCTTGGCGGGGCCAGGTAGCTTTTCTGGCCACGGAATAATTGGACGTGATGATCGAGGAAGTAGTCTTGCAGGTCCGGCTGCTGGAGGAGCGTTTCGTTGCGAGCGAATTCCTGATTCGGTTTGCCTGGACCGTCTTCCGATCCAAAATTGACGATGGCAATCTGATACTGGGCCACCGCCGCGTCGACCAGGCCAACGGTATGTTGCTTCCAACGCAGACGAGGTCGATCGGTCTGAGCGGGCGCATCGGCGCCCGTTTCGCTCTGGCTGACTTGGTTACTGCACCCGACCTGGCATAACAAAGCCGCAAAGATCATCAGCCATGTTGGACCTGTGGAATGTCGCATCGAAATGGATTTCGACTGTAGGTGAAGAAACGATCCGGCAGGCGGGTTCGACAACCACAACAGTAATGCATTCTCAGCAGCGACGCCCAGCTTTTCGAACTGAATTGAAATTGACGGCCTACTCAACGGCGGTGTTGGAAGCCCGGGACTGTTCCCATCCACCAAACTTAGCCCTCGACACGAAGTGATACCTGCCACGAAGCCCAAGTCACCACCATTCTCCATCCCAAGAGAAGCTCTCGACCAATCATCGCATCATCAACCGCGACAGCGAGTGCATGGCACCGAACGCAATCGCCGAACGCACCCGAAGGCTTTAGCCGATCGTAGCCTGATCCCAAGTCACCAGACCAACTCCGACTTCATACTCCCGAGAAAACCCGCGTGTTATTCAGGGCGAAGGTGCATGGAATCGGCTAAAGCCTTGACTCCAACGGTTTGGGTATAAAAGGTGTGCAGTACCGAAGAACGAATCTACTGAACCGGAGTGAAGCGTCGCCGCGCAAAGGGCACCGTGAGGTGCGGATTGGTTGCACTCACGAATCGGCTTTAACTCGTGCCACTCACGAATGGCTCAGTCGTTGACGTCGCGATTCGGTTCGAGCTCGTTATCGCCAGGTTGAAGCTCAGTGCGGGGCACCCAAACTCCTGATGATCATAGGAGGCTGATTGCAGTGCCTTCCCACTTCACTTGCGAAGACTCCGACGAAGGAAGCTGCGACAAGTCAAAGCCAGCGACGATGCTGCCTGCCAATGTTGTCCTGACTTGAACTCCAATGCAGCCTCCACTGAGGCCTGACCTTCAGCGATGGCGGGTGCATCGATGGCGGGTGCATGGCACCAAACGTGGCCAAACGTGAAACGGGTATGCCGGTTGTCGATGCCTGAATGGTCAAGCCTACGACCCGTGGTCTGGCTTTGACCAGCGACGTAACCCCAATGATGCCACTTGATGGAGGCACAAAAAAAGGGTTTCCGCCCCAATGAGCGAAAACCCTTTAAAAAACGAGCGTTTTTCAGTACGGATGAGAGGATTCGAACCTCCACGTCCTTATCGGACACTAGATCCTGAGTCTAGCGCGTCTGCCAATTCCGCCACATCCGCATGTGGACGGGTGAAGATATCCGCTGTGCCGGCCTTCGGCAAGCCACATCAGTGACTCGCCGCCCAAGCAATTCCTTGACGCAGCAGGGCCACGAAACTGGGGTTTGCGAAGTCAGCGGGGTGTCCGAGTGAGGTGTAGAACGAAACTCCGCCATCGGATCGGCGGAAAGTCCAGGCAATCGGCTCTGGACCCACCCCATTGGCGACCCCCACCAGAAGTAGTTCAGTTCCGTCAGCCAAGGGCGATGTCTTGTACAGCGAACCACCCTGTTCGAAAGGTTTTTTGAAGGATTCGCGTAAAATGGGATGATTCAGGGCTACCGGATTGGCCTGGACGATGGAACTCAATTCTCGCGAATGGTGGTTGGTATAGTGGCCACCAAGAACCTCGGCGTCGAACTCTGGCCAGGCATCCAATCCCTTCGGTGGCGATTTTTTTCGTAAACAGAACGCGTGGCTGGCCGTGCGGATGCCCACGATCGGTTTGCCTTTGCGAACGAATTTGCGGACGTGTTCGAGCTGATCGGCGGGCAGCGTTTTCCGGCGTGTGCTGATTAACAAAACATCCGCCTGGTCAATCTGCTCGATCCCCGGAAAGCGGTTTTCGTGTTCGGGGTCTTCAAGGATCGTGATCACGCGGTAATCATCACCGAGTGCCTGCGTCGCGAACCGCGGAAGGGTCACTGACGTTTCGTATTCCACCTCGCCAATCAGCATTGCCAAGACCGGCCGCTGGGAAGATTCCTCAGCACCCTCCGCGAACATGCCGCTGAACATGCCGCTGAACATGCACGAAAAGCTGACAATAACGAAAAACAACCCAACGCGATTCAGTTTCATGACACCACATTCTCTTTGACGGCCCGACCGAAAGAACAACCTTGTCCGACATCATTACTGCCGACGATACCATCGTAGCAATCGCGTCTCCGTTAGCACCGGCGCGGCGGGGGATTGTGCGGATGTCGGGTGAGCAGGTACTCGAGATTCTGGAAAAACGGAGCCTATTCGACCCCAACGACCGTCCACAATCGACACGGCGGATCGAAACCACCCTGGACCTGGGTTCTCCACTCGGAAAGGTCGACGTGAGCGTTTTGGTGTGGCCAACGCGTCGCAGCTACACGGGTCAGCCATCGGCTGAACTGCATGTGATCGGGGCTTTGCCGCTTCTGGATGCCGTTGTGGCCAACTTGATTGAAGCGGGCGCCCGGCCGGCTCGTCCGGGCGAGTTCACGATGCGGGCATTCTTGGCGGGTCGCTTGGACCTGACCCAGGCCGAGGCGGTTTTGGGTGTCATTGATGCGGAAGACGCCAGCACGCTTGAGCGAGCGTTGGGACAACTGGCCGGCAACCTATCGCGGCCGCTGCAACACGCCCGCGACACGCTGCTGAATATGCTGGCCGATGTCGAGGCAGGACTCGACTTTGTTGATGAAGACATCGAGTTCATCGAGGACAACACTCTGATCGAGCGATTGGGCGATCTACAAACAGAACTTACACAGGCAGCTGCACAACTGCGTGAGCGCAATTCACAACACACTTCTTTAAACGTCGTCTTGCGAGGACTCCCCAATGCGGGCAAGAGCTGCTTACTGAACCGGTTATCGCAAAGTGAAACGGCCATCGTGGCCGATGAAGCGGGCACGACGCGCGACCTGATCACGGTGGAAGTGGAGTACGAAGGACACACCTTTTCGCTAACCGATACCGCAGGCCTCGAACACCGTGGGCAGGACGAACCGGATTGGCAGGTCATGTCTCAGGCGCAGCTGCAGGCGAACCGTGCCGTTCAACACGCCGACGTTTGCTTGTGGTGCATCGACGCCAGCGACCTTTCACCGGAAACGGGAAGTTCATTCACCCCGCCCAAGTCCAGTGATCGCAAACGGACCGCCACGGACCGAGTGGTACTCACCAAGGCGGATCTGTTGAAGTCACCGCCCACTGGGTTAGACTCCCTGCACGCTGGATCCGAATCACTGCCCACTGAGTTCCGTTCGATGCCCAGTATCGCGGTCAGTTCCGTATCGGGCGAAGGCATCGATGAACTCTGGAAAGTGCTGATCTCAATCGCTCAGCAACACGACAGCAACGAAACTGGCGGCGTGATGGGCACGGCCGCCCGGTGCCGTGATTCACTGCGACAATCGATCGACCACCTGGGAACCGCGATCGACGCCACCGAAAATCAAATTGGACACGAGATCGTGGCCGCGGAAATGCGTTTGGCCGTTAACCAACTTGGCGAGGTCACTGGCGAGGTTTACACGGATGACATTTTGGACCGCGTGTTTAGCCGGTTCTGTATTGGCAAGTAAAGTTTCACCATCTCGCTAATTGATCTGACTGGTTCCAAACGGTGTCTCGACTCTCGGACGTTTTGCCCACGTTGCACGCGGAATAGGCGAGGCGGGAACCTCGGGTGCAGTGCGTCACCAGGCGGGAGCCTGGGAACGAGGAGAGTGGCCAACTCTTACCCTCGATTGGGGCGTGGAATCTTGGTTCGATTGGGATTGAGGCCTTTGGGTTTCTTACCGCCGCGGCGTCCGCGACCTTGGCCGCCGGAGGTGGATTTCGAATCGGAGATTTCAATTTCGGACAGAGGCTTGCCGATGTGCTCTTTCAGCTGAGTCACCCGGTCACGAAGTTTCGCGGCCCGTTCGAATTCCAGGTCTTCGGCCGCGGACAGCATTTCACGCTCCAGCGCCTCGACGTATTCCAACGTGATGTATGTGATCGCACTCTCTTCGTTTGCCTTCCGTTCGGCTTCGCGATGCTTAGCCGCATCCGACTCGATTCCGGCCCGAAGCTTCTTGAAAATCGTCTTGGGAACGATGCCATGCTTCTCGTTGTACTTCATTTGGATCGAACGACGACGTTCGGTTTCATCCATTGCCATCTGCATCGAATTGGTGATTTTGTCCGCGTACAGGAAGACTCGTGAGTTCGCGTTCCGTGCCGCACGACCGATCGTTTGCACTAGGCTCGTTTCACTGCGCAAGAAGCCTTCCTTGTCTGCATCCAAAATCGCGACCAATGAAACCTCGGGCAAGTCCAAGCCTTCCCGCAACAGGTTAACCCCGATCAAGCAATCGAACTGGCCGGTACGCAACTCTTGCAGCAAGTCGACTCGCTCGAATGCATTGAGTTCACTGTGCAACCAGCGGCACCGCACGGCCTGTTCTTGGAAGTAGTTCGCCAGGTCCTCGGCGAGTCGCTTTGTCAGGGCGGTAACCAACACGCGTTCATTCCGCTCGGCACGCAGCCGAACTTCGCCCAACAGGTGACTGACTTGACCGCGAGCCGAGACGACCTCGACGATTGGATCGAGCAGTCCGGTTGGACGAATGATTTGCTCAGTCACCTCACCGCCGGTTCGTTCCAACTCATAATCACTAGGCGTCGCACTGACAAAGCAGATCTGTCCCGTTCGCTCGACCCACTCATCAAACTTCAGCGGTCGATTGTCCAGCGCGCTGGGCAGCCGGAAACCGTGTTCGACTAAGGTTGTCTTTCGGCTTCGGTCGCCCGCGTACATGGCACGAACCTGCGGAATGGTGACGTGCGATTCGTCGACAAACGTGACCATGTCCTTGGGGAAAAATTCGTACAGCGTGTCGGGCGTCGCGCCAGGCGGTTTGCCGGACAAGGGTCGCGAGTAGTTTTCGATACCGGGACAATGGCCCACTTCGGCCAACATCTCGAGGTCGAATTTGGTCCGGGCCGATAGACGCTGTGCCTCCAGCAACTTGCCGCGACTTTGAAAGACCTCCAGTTGATCGGCGAGTTCCTGACGCAGCATCTTCAGTGCGGCCTGGATGCGGTCTTCCGGCATCACAAAGTGTTTCGCCGGATAGATATACAGATCCTGGACCGTCTTGATGGTCTCACCACTGACCGGCTTGATCAATGAAATCCGCTCGATCTCATCGCCCCACATTTCGATGCGATAAGCGAACTCTTCGTACGTCGGCCAGATTTCGATGGAGTCACCACGCACTCGAAACTTGCCGCGTTCAAACGAAAAGTCGTTGCGGTCGTACTGCACGTCGACCAGCTTCAGCAGCAAGTGGTCGCGGCGTGTTTGCTCGCCGACATGAACATCAATCACTAGTTTCTTGTAGTCCACGGGTGAACCCAGACCGTAGATACTGCTGACCGAGGCCACGATCACGACGTCACGGCGGCTGACAAGCGAACTGGTCGTTGCCAGTCGCAGTCGGTCGATCTCCTCGTTGATCGAAGAGTCCTTTTCGATGTACACGTCTCGCTGCGGAATGTAGGCCTCAGGCTGATAATAGTCGTAATAGCTAACGAAATAATGAACCGCGTTGTTGGGGAAGAACTCTTTGAACTCGCCGTACAACTGGGCGGCCAGGGTTTTGTTGTGACTCAAGATCAAAGCGGGTCGGCCCAGATTGGCAATCACGTTCGCCATCGTGTACGTCTTGCCCGTACCGGTCGCCCCCAACAGGGTTTGTGCCGTCTTGCC
This genomic interval from Neorhodopirellula lusitana contains the following:
- a CDS encoding transposase, with the protein product MSGLPHADIVFDRFHVVKLMNEKLPTLRRQLYREANRFSLC
- a CDS encoding ThuA domain-containing protein, with product MKLNRVGLFFVIVSFSCMFSGMFSGMFAEGAEESSQRPVLAMLIGEVEYETSVTLPRFATQALGDDYRVITILEDPEHENRFPGIEQIDQADVLLISTRRKTLPADQLEHVRKFVRKGKPIVGIRTASHAFCLRKKSPPKGLDAWPEFDAEVLGGHYTNHHSRELSSIVQANPVALNHPILRESFKKPFEQGGSLYKTSPLADGTELLLVGVANGVGPEPIAWTFRRSDGGVSFYTSLGHPADFANPSFVALLRQGIAWAASH
- a CDS encoding tRNA modification GTPase yields the protein MSDIITADDTIVAIASPLAPARRGIVRMSGEQVLEILEKRSLFDPNDRPQSTRRIETTLDLGSPLGKVDVSVLVWPTRRSYTGQPSAELHVIGALPLLDAVVANLIEAGARPARPGEFTMRAFLAGRLDLTQAEAVLGVIDAEDASTLERALGQLAGNLSRPLQHARDTLLNMLADVEAGLDFVDEDIEFIEDNTLIERLGDLQTELTQAAAQLRERNSQHTSLNVVLRGLPNAGKSCLLNRLSQSETAIVADEAGTTRDLITVEVEYEGHTFSLTDTAGLEHRGQDEPDWQVMSQAQLQANRAVQHADVCLWCIDASDLSPETGSSFTPPKSSDRKRTATDRVVLTKADLLKSPPTGLDSLHAGSESLPTEFRSMPSIAVSSVSGEGIDELWKVLISIAQQHDSNETGGVMGTAARCRDSLRQSIDHLGTAIDATENQIGHEIVAAEMRLAVNQLGEVTGEVYTDDILDRVFSRFCIGK
- the uvrB gene encoding excinuclease ABC subunit UvrB codes for the protein MTNSQTADLSGSQSPADVFDLNQPFSPSGDQPHAIEQLTKGFLAGKTAQTLLGATGTGKTYTMANVIANLGRPALILSHNKTLAAQLYGEFKEFFPNNAVHYFVSYYDYYQPEAYIPQRDVYIEKDSSINEEIDRLRLATTSSLVSRRDVVIVASVSSIYGLGSPVDYKKLVIDVHVGEQTRRDHLLLKLVDVQYDRNDFSFERGKFRVRGDSIEIWPTYEEFAYRIEMWGDEIERISLIKPVSGETIKTVQDLYIYPAKHFVMPEDRIQAALKMLRQELADQLEVFQSRGKLLEAQRLSARTKFDLEMLAEVGHCPGIENYSRPLSGKPPGATPDTLYEFFPKDMVTFVDESHVTIPQVRAMYAGDRSRKTTLVEHGFRLPSALDNRPLKFDEWVERTGQICFVSATPSDYELERTGGEVTEQIIRPTGLLDPIVEVVSARGQVSHLLGEVRLRAERNERVLVTALTKRLAEDLANYFQEQAVRCRWLHSELNAFERVDLLQELRTGQFDCLIGVNLLREGLDLPEVSLVAILDADKEGFLRSETSLVQTIGRAARNANSRVFLYADKITNSMQMAMDETERRRSIQMKYNEKHGIVPKTIFKKLRAGIESDAAKHREAERKANEESAITYITLEYVEALEREMLSAAEDLEFERAAKLRDRVTQLKEHIGKPLSEIEISDSKSTSGGQGRGRRGGKKPKGLNPNRTKIPRPNRG